A single genomic interval of Rhodobacter sp. 24-YEA-8 harbors:
- the bioB gene encoding biotin synthase BioB produces the protein MQMRASPVYNLPLMDLLFRAQSVHRENFDPNRIQCAKLLSIKTGGCPEDCAYCAQSARNGSKLSASKMMEVQKVLAEAKKAKDAGATRYCMGAGWRSPKARDMPAVIAMVEGVKALGLETCMTLGMLDDDQVVQLRAAGLDYYNHNIDTSESFYPSIITTRSFADRLETLERVRMAGINVCSGGIIGMGESPEDRISMIQTLADLPEPPKSIPINMLMPMADTPLADVAPLDPIEMVRTIATMRILAPKSYVRLSAGRSAMSDELQAMCFFAGANSIFVGDTLLTADNPGDSKDAQLFARLGLRAEELRTCGAAA, from the coding sequence ATGCAAATGCGTGCGAGCCCTGTCTATAATCTGCCCCTGATGGATCTGCTGTTCCGCGCCCAGAGCGTGCATCGGGAAAATTTCGACCCGAACCGCATCCAATGCGCGAAACTCCTGTCGATCAAAACCGGCGGCTGCCCGGAAGACTGCGCCTATTGTGCGCAATCGGCGCGCAACGGATCAAAACTCAGCGCCTCGAAAATGATGGAGGTGCAGAAGGTCCTGGCCGAGGCTAAAAAGGCCAAAGACGCGGGGGCGACGCGCTATTGCATGGGGGCCGGGTGGCGCTCACCGAAAGCGCGCGACATGCCGGCGGTCATCGCCATGGTCGAGGGGGTGAAGGCCCTCGGGCTTGAGACCTGCATGACGCTGGGGATGCTGGATGATGACCAGGTGGTTCAGCTCAGGGCGGCGGGGCTTGATTATTACAACCATAATATCGACACCTCCGAGAGCTTTTACCCCTCGATCATCACCACCCGCAGCTTTGCCGACCGGCTGGAGACGCTGGAACGCGTCCGCATGGCGGGGATCAATGTCTGTTCCGGCGGGATCATCGGCATGGGAGAGAGCCCTGAGGACCGGATCTCGATGATCCAGACCCTGGCCGATCTGCCCGAGCCGCCAAAATCCATCCCGATCAACATGTTGATGCCAATGGCAGACACACCCCTGGCAGATGTGGCGCCGCTTGATCCGATCGAGATGGTGCGCACGATTGCCACCATGCGTATTCTGGCGCCGAAATCCTATGTCCGGCTTTCGGCGGGACGCAGCGCGATGTCGGATGAGCTGCAGGCGATGTGCTTTTTTGCCGGTGCCAATTCGATCTTTGTCGGCGATACGCTGCTGACAGCGGATAATCCCGGCGACAGCAAAGACGCGCAGCTTTTCGCAAGGCTCGGCCTGCGCGCCGAAGAACTGCGTACTTGTGGGGCGGCGGCGTGA
- a CDS encoding 8-amino-7-oxononanoate synthase yields MSLFPRHAERLAVTAARGRARALLPALGRDFASNDYLGLSASAVLADAVQAAIARGVPVGSGGSRLLRGNDPEFAALEAEAADFFGTESSLFMGGGFQANQAIFSALPMADDLVLYDARIHASVHEGMRLGPAQSLEFRHNDAQHAEDQIRDWRVNGGRGRIWIALETLCSMDGDFAPLADFIALARAYDAVLVLDEAHATGLYGPMGRGLADVPGDIASIVVHTCGKALGAGGALICAGRIVTETLINRARPFIYATAPSPLVAAAVRAALLLLQTRPALIRHAKDLRLHAHRAASSVGLKLGRSQILPLIIGQDHAALRAAHDLREAGFDLRAIRPPTVAKGSARLRISITGGLQVTDIDALFAAIAGMKTGYPT; encoded by the coding sequence GTGAGCCTTTTTCCCCGACATGCCGAACGGCTTGCGGTCACCGCAGCGCGAGGGCGCGCCCGCGCGCTGTTGCCGGCACTGGGGCGTGACTTTGCCTCGAATGATTATCTGGGCCTGAGCGCATCCGCCGTCCTCGCCGATGCGGTGCAGGCGGCCATCGCCCGCGGTGTGCCGGTGGGGTCGGGCGGATCGCGGCTGCTGCGCGGCAATGATCCGGAATTTGCGGCGCTGGAGGCCGAAGCCGCCGATTTCTTCGGCACCGAATCCTCTCTGTTCATGGGCGGTGGCTTTCAGGCCAATCAGGCGATCTTCTCGGCCCTGCCGATGGCAGATGATCTGGTGCTTTATGATGCAAGGATCCATGCCAGTGTGCATGAGGGGATGCGGCTCGGCCCGGCGCAAAGCCTGGAATTCCGCCATAACGACGCGCAGCATGCAGAGGATCAGATCCGCGACTGGCGCGTCAATGGCGGTCGCGGGCGGATCTGGATCGCGCTTGAGACGCTCTGTTCGATGGATGGGGATTTCGCGCCACTGGCCGATTTCATCGCACTGGCGCGGGCTTACGATGCCGTACTGGTCCTGGATGAAGCCCATGCCACCGGGCTTTACGGGCCGATGGGGCGCGGGCTTGCCGATGTGCCGGGCGATATTGCATCGATTGTGGTCCATACCTGCGGCAAGGCGCTCGGGGCCGGTGGCGCGCTGATCTGCGCCGGGCGCATCGTGACCGAGACACTGATCAACCGCGCGCGCCCCTTCATCTATGCCACCGCCCCTTCGCCGCTGGTTGCGGCGGCGGTACGTGCGGCGCTTTTGCTGTTGCAGACACGGCCCGCACTGATCAGACATGCCAAAGACCTGCGCCTTCATGCCCATCGCGCCGCCAGTAGCGTGGGGCTTAAGCTCGGCCGCAGCCAGATCCTCCCTCTGATCATAGGTCAGGATCATGCGGCGCTCAGGGCCGCGCATGACCTGCGCGAGGCGGGGTTCGATCTGCGCGCTATCCGGCCGCCCACTGTCGCGAAAGGCTCTGCGCGTCTGCGCATCTCGATCACCGGTGGGCTGCAGGTCACGGATATCGATGCGCTTTTCGCGGCCATCGCGGGGATGAAAACAGGGTATCCGACATGA